Proteins from a single region of Macrotis lagotis isolate mMagLag1 chromosome 2, bilby.v1.9.chrom.fasta, whole genome shotgun sequence:
- the LOC141510859 gene encoding LOW QUALITY PROTEIN: Fc receptor-like protein 2 (The sequence of the model RefSeq protein was modified relative to this genomic sequence to represent the inferred CDS: inserted 3 bases in 2 codons): MQSPSGPQDAHRGLSEVVLTALHPWLGSAVPQLSSLSDPITSAKKAMMHLNPPWTTIYNGGEGXLTCQGFSSSKSGTVWWHNNHALQTIWSTNSIEVNQSGEYKCCTWVTDLSDPVKLVVSSDRLILQTPYSVFEGDTLILRCREEISYVTYYKDERKLPDSFIKSNLSMSIPQIDLCDSGTYRCTGTFMDMTDSWNAKSVTVELHVQELFSFPEMKTTSSQPIEGTPVTLHCETQLHSQRSDIKLHFSFFRDGRVILSDWKSQEIXIWNKDSRSFWCEAKAVTQNIQKKSNSMYISVKRFPISNVFMKTQPSGGEVIEGEKLVLVCSVILGTGKITFSWHKKGIKANLEEKTQCSLKAEFVISSVNESDAGKYYCTANNGISTKNTLGVNVIVKIPMSQPFFNLSALGAQATVGDMMEFHCKVLGGSFPIWYQFYHKNVILENKVVPSGVSFKLTMTAGHSGKYFCKVNNSFSYQFSENLTLHLSCFFTVTTRSQGFTLGITVALIRIFILIIITFIVYFKLLKKTGLQSLYLSHRASPTLNIQEPVNSNSSTQTELGSIYENVLVNFYAKHRKTREQFAMMVTSLHIHRGLGGNPSAL; the protein is encoded by the exons ATGCAGTCTCCTTCAGGACCCCAGGATGCCCACAGAGGCCTGTCTGAGGTGGTCCTGACTGCCCTGCACCCTTGGCTGGGGTCTGCAGTGCCACAGCTCTCTTCCCTGTCTGATCCTATCA CCAGTGCAAAGAAAGCCATGATGCACCTCAACCCTCCATGGACCACTATCTATAATGGGGGGGAAG GACTGACTTGTCAAGGATTCAGCTCCTCCAAATCAGGGACAGTGTGGTGGCACAATAACCATGCACTGCAGACAATTTGGTCTACAAACAGCATTGAGGTTAATCAGTCTGGAGAGTACAAATGTTGCACCTGGGTAACAGACCTCAGTGACCCTGTAAAGCTGGTAGTTTCATCTG ATAGGCTCATTCTGCAGACCCCgtattctgtttttgaaggagacACATTGATCCTGAGATGTCGAGAAGAAATCAGTTACGTGACATACtataaagatgaaaggaaattacCCGACAGCTTTATAAAGTCTAATCTCTCCATGTCCATCCCACAAATTGACTTATGTGACAGTGGCACATATCGCTGTACAGGAACTTTTATGGATATGACAGATTCTTGGAATGCAAAATCGGTAACAGTAGAGCTCCATGTCCAAG AACTGTTTTCTTTCCCTGAAATGAAAACCACAAGCTCCCAACCCATCGAGGGGACCCCAGTGACCTTGCACTGTGAGACCCAGCTCCATTCACAGAGGTCAGACATCAAACTGCACTTCTCCTTCTTCAGAGATGGCAGGGTCATCCTGTCAGACTGGAAGTCCCAGGAGAT CATCTGGAATAAAGACTCAAGGTCATTCTGGTGTGAGGCAAAAGCAGTGACTCAGAATATTCAGAAAAAGAGCAACAGCATGTACATTAGTGTGAAAA GATTTCCTATCTCTAATGTATTCATGAAGACCCAGCCCTCTGGGGGAGAGGTGATTGAAGGAGAGAAACTGGTCCTTGTCTGCTCAGTAATTCTGGGCACAGGGAAGATCACATTCTCCTGGCACAAAAAGGGCATTAAAGCAaacctggaagagaagactcagtgtTCTCTGAAGGCAGAGTTTGTCATCTCTTCTGtgaatgagagtgatgcagggaAGTATTACTGTACTGCTAACAATGGCATCAGTACCAAGAATACCCTGGGGGTGAATGTCATAGTGAAAA TTCCCATGTCTCAGCCCTTCTTCAACCTCAGTGCACTTGGGGCACAAGCTACTGTGGGAGATATGATGGAATTTCACTGTAAAGTCCTCGGAGGTTCTTTTCCAATTTGGTATCAATTTTATCATAAGAATGTAATTCTTGAGAACAAAGTAGTCCCTTCTGGAGTGTCCTTCAAACTCACCATGACAGCTGGGCATTCTGGGAAGTACTTCTGTAAGGTCAACAACAGTTTCAGTTACCAGTTCAGTGAAAATCTGACTCTCCATCTCAG CTGTTTCTTTACAGTTACTACAAGAAGTCAGGGATTCACTTTGGGAATCACAGTTGCCTTGATCAGAATCTTTATCCTCATTATCATCACTTTCATTGTTTACTTCAAACTTCTCAAGAAAACAGGTTT GCAAAGCTTATATCTCTCCCACAGAGCATCTCCCACCTTGAATATTCAAGAACCTGTCAACTCAAATTCATCTACCCAAACAGAACTGGGGTCAATATATGAAAATG